The nucleotide window GCTAAAGAAATGCAATCAACCCACGTATTTATATGCTGAATTCCTACAGGTCATACAGATAAACCTAAACAAAAATCAACCATAGGGATGTCGCGTCTTGCTAATCATGCTAACAGCCACCCAGTTCATTCAATACACAGAGCATACTGGTGTTTACCTACACGTTAGTTTCCTGTCTGATTTACTTTTGGAGGTAAATACACGTTTCTCTTGAAAACAAGGCAGGGCTTTGCATTTGACAGTGGGTTCAGGATTAGAAAGGCGTCTGTTTACCGCGTGTTAGAGGCGCAACATAAGGCTAATTAGCTACAAGCTAGTTAGCTTCCGTGGCTACATTCACAAGTAAAGACGCAAAACGTTTCAGTCGTAAGCATCACCGAGCACGTGCATATAAAATCTACGCCTACATCTGATGCTACACTTTGACACTTTTGTAGTAAACTCTTATTTTTCTCATATCTGACCTGCTGTCGTTAAACCCAAGAGTTTCGCTCTCTGTCTGGTCCGCCATTACAGGAAAGTGTAACCAAACTCTTCCTGGTGACGCCCACACGAAGAAATCCCCTGTTTCTATTGGCTAATTGTCGACGTCAATAACGGTCTGGTTCAAAGTACGCGCTCTGTGGTTGGACACGATTTTTCTCGCGATCCATCCGTCTAAGTGATCATtggcatagacataatataagagtagacgcgtcattgggcgggttctgcctatgctgcgatgcgtcagagcgtccgccatcttaaatgtggcaaatcggcagttactcagtcacttaaacagtatcagagggactttaatctctgaatatactttgtattcgtagtatttcttttttgtaatattacaagtttattttcgtatccctttagcttcattctcctgaatttattctcctaaagaataaaaataattaaaataatctaacctggccctattactccaggagtgaaataattctgcaaactgtgattattctggaaatgttcccccttaattctcataatatgatgtttttatcataacattatcacttttgtgtttgttaatttatttttactttaggacttttttttcctcatattattaattttacctctttaatactcacccaaaaagtctgttcctaaaggttcacatgtgacacgggtttatgaaataatgaagaccacaatgtttagatttaacacatttatcctattattcataacacataaacacacacacatacatacatatatatatatatatatatatatatatatatatatatatatatatatatatatatatatatatatatatatatatatatatatatatgcgtgtgtgtgtgtatttattgcagcacaggagtgaggcatcttttctgattcacgttcacaataacagaactcgacttttttctgccacatacaaaatggcggtgacgttgacgtgcgaacctgcgccctatgacgcgtctacgtatatgatgtctatgatcATTGGTGTCCATTTATCGCTTTATCTTTGTTCAGCGTGGGGCGTGATTCGTGCTCCGTTTTATTAAAAGTTAGCACTGTTCATTTATTATTACTAAAGGAACTGATGTTGCAAATGCActtcaagaaatattttatcaaataaaccCTCCTAACAAAACTGGAAGGTTTTAAAGTTTCTTCCTGATTCGTTTTAATTATGTAAGGcgggggaaagggggggggggggcactccTCAATGAATGTTTTGTTATTATTCAAAATCAGTTATTTTATAATATACTGGGGCAGCAATTAtatgacagaatttgcagtttCTACTCATCCATCTATTAACTTTtgcctcatccatccatcgatttGTCTGTTCATTCGTTTGTGCATCACCTATCCTCTTtcttcaaaggttttttttttcaggttcttCATTTCCAACCAACACACAGTTGAAGCATCTGCCACAAAGTCAAAGTCTgtgtttttccttaaaaaaaaaatgtctaaaaagtaTTCATGAGCTCTGGAAATTTAACCACAAGGAATTGTGACGTGAAAAATTTACAAACTGTGAACAATTAGGGaaccttttatttaattacATGTAAACAACACATCAAAAGAGTGGTGCCAATGTGTCTCTCTGCCCACATCACCCTCATGCTGGCACATAAACACCCCACACTGTTTAAAGGCAGTCTTGTTGAAAGGTGACAACATCACCCAACACTGAATTCATGTTAGAGCCAAGAATGACTTCTTGGTAGAGGCCAGCTGTGTAATGATTCGGATCAAAGGGAGACGGCCCAACAGCTCCACCCTGCCAATAACTCTGGTTGATGTTCGTCATCTCCTCCATCTGGCTCCTGTCAAATTGTGGGCTGTAAAAgcacaaatgaataaatacatttaactgTCTATCATTACATGGTTGATTCGCATCTGAATACATTAAAGCCAGGATGTGTAAAACGTTTCTAAATCTAGCTATGAGAAACATAATACCTAACCTTAAACTCTGGCTCTGGCCCATGGGGTGGGTAGCTGCTGGATGATGGAGGTTAAAAGGCAAACAGGGATCATAGCAGACTGAATAAGGCACAACAGATGGACCCAAGGGAATCGGGTCCAGGAAGTCCGGCTGACACGAGGGTGTTATTTGTGAGACAAAGGGGACATTTGAGCCCTGCTGTTGTCCTGACGTTTGGCCATGTTTTCCTTCTAAAGCTTGCTCtctgaattttctttttctggggcAATACTCGTAATCTGGCATAAAAGTGAGAGGCAAAGAGAGGGGCAATCAAGAGTTACATCATCCACTTTCTTCCACAGATTACCTTTCTAGAAGACGGAGAGAGTTTGAATTCAATATTTAACATGAGTTATTGAGACCCCCATTCAGAATGTTCATACCAGGGAATTGCTGCCTGTGCTGCTTCTTCAGCTTGTCAGCTACTTCATAGTAGGGCCTCTTCTGTTCCTCGCTGAGTTTAAACCACTCGTTTCCAAGCTGAACACTGATTTCATTGCCGACTATTCCTGGGAAGGCTTCCTGCAAGACCTCTCTGTGGATGTGAGACCACACTAAAAAGGCATTCATCGGCCGTTTGACCCGTCCGTCCTCTTGGACAAACTGGATGTGCTTGAAATCTGAGGAAGACATTTGGGATTATAATGATCCATTAGATTAGTTATTCAGTACTTAAGTAGCCTTCTtaatgaatacttttttactcttacttgagtaactttttacttttacttgagtaataatatatTGAAGTAGtcctactcttacttgagtacaatttttggctatatTCTACCAACCTCTGCACAAGATGCTCCAGCAATGCATtagttctatatatatatatatatatatatatatatatatatatatatatatagaaggtACAAAGAAGGTACATTTCTTACATCCATTGTATAATGTATcactttaaaatatgtttgggTCTACTGGGATGACCCTACCCTGTTCtgcatgttgttgttgttttttatgctttGCAGGGGCTGATACAGTGTTGGTCAAGAAGTTGTTATAGTATACACTCCCCATTGTAAAGAATCCATTTTAATTTGGGTTTTCAATTCATTTGAACCGTTCTTTTTCCAGCGGAGGAGCCACTTTTTGACTGCAGTTTTAAAAGTACCAGAACCCGACTGGTATCGCTGTGCTTGACTGGTCAGCAAACCGGCCTGACCGAAACCCTATTGAGAATCAATGGTGTATTATCTTAAGAAAGATGAGTGGCACCAGacacaacaatgcagacaagctCTAGACAGCTGGGATGAGACACTTCTTTAAATGAAGCTATTAACACCTCTGTTGTGTCAGGCTGAATGCCACAATACTATTTTGCCCTGATGCAATAATGAAGGCAAAATAAGGCCTGATCAAGCATTAAATGTATGCAATACAGTACAAGGACATACATTTCAGTATAGACAGACATTTCTGTACTGTATTTTTGGGATCatataatattcaaattttctcaGAAACTGAATTTGGGAAACTTTGTGTTAGCTGGAAGCCATAATCAATCAAAATTGATATCTATAAACGCTTGAAGAATCTGTCAGAGGAGTGAATCTATATGGAGATAGACAGTCAATCTCattacacaaaaaatatttaaatgacattctgatttattaagatacatagatagaacaatactaaataattaaaattggtTTGTAAATACGTGAGATTAGAGCCAAATGACTATCTTTAGACCAGGTTGATGTCAAAGCcatgaaaaacatgaataattcagtgtctttttttgtgttctaGTCAGTGGtgccaaataatttttttcccttcttttattgattattcttatagttttttattaatgttcttatGTTTCAGTGTAAGGTACCGTTCTCTGATGGCGGAATGGTAAAACTGGTGACTGGACCAGCTCCTGGAGGTGAGGTCAGGAATGCTCCAGCTTGACCCGTCTGCAGCATACTGAACAGGAAAGAACTTCTCATGTTAACACTTTCCACACCATGGTAACAGTTATTTGTGTTCACGGGTTTCGCACACAATGTGTCCCACACACTGAGCtgtattatacactggagtgctaatcgcccgctgttagaacgagtcgctttgaagccaccggccgccatattggtactccctattttcccctcagtaactagggaatatgtgtgctacagcatggaataacgaggattttctcatgttcagggggggcttaaaacttttaaaatgtcaaatgccatatacttttatgctatgttctaaaactatcaagtactgagaaagtcatgtgctgaaatattttgcattttatttaattatatatatatatatatatatatatatatatatatatatatatatatatatatatatatatatatatatataacatttacaaatatataagtaacaatatacaaaaacatatattgacatatatttatacatatatatacatctatacatatacttatatatacatatatatatttaatatgaataacatgtattattatttcctagtagttgatagtgttagtacatccactgactataaaattacctatgaaacgttttcacacagccagaaaactgcttgttgttgaaaccaaatcctatgggattctgtgagagtagggagtagcaacatggcggccagtgacttcagttttttggcaaaaacagcactccagtgtataatatagctcagtgcacagacatcatatacgtagacgcgtcatagggcgcaggttcgcacgtcaacgtcaccgccatattgtatgtggcagaaaaaaagttaagttctgatgtagtgaacgtggatcagagaagatgcctcattcctgtgctgcatgaaaatgtattcgggctgattcactacttgtatctgccttctataactaaggctgcaccatgttgcaaaactggacacactaaagctgcagagtggcaactaggaaaaagctgtgcaagaccattctttttcaaggtttttagcttgcatacagtacagactactgtatttagacatagatgtgcatatatagat belongs to Fundulus heteroclitus isolate FHET01 chromosome 11, MU-UCD_Fhet_4.1, whole genome shotgun sequence and includes:
- the LOC105939122 gene encoding transcription factor SOX-30, giving the protein MLQTGQAGAFLTSPPGAGPVTSFTIPPSENDFKHIQFVQEDGRVKRPMNAFLVWSHIHREVLQEAFPGIVGNEISVQLGNEWFKLSEEQKRPYYEVADKLKKQHRQQFPDYEYCPRKRKFREQALEGKHGQTSGQQQGSNVPFVSQITPSCQPDFLDPIPLGPSVVPYSVCYDPCLPFNLHHPAATHPMGQSQSLSPQFDRSQMEEMTNINQSYWQGGAVGPSPFDPNHYTAGLYQEVILGSNMNSVLGDVVTFQQDCL